The Neisseria yangbaofengii genome contains a region encoding:
- a CDS encoding protein YgfX: MRAFQTALKPSRSLKITVSVLHLLAAVMCAAWFYGVMLWLGLLGLTVSFVYARYHTDLKGNQAVKQIAVNRLQQAAIFIGREQTAFEAVLGDASLVTHHVLFLQWHAGSRTIWQLVLPDMLDKETHRRLRVWARWCQTEQRPSGQKN; encoded by the coding sequence ATGCGCGCATTTCAGACGGCCTTGAAGCCTTCCCGCAGCCTGAAAATCACAGTGTCGGTTTTGCACTTGTTGGCAGCGGTCATGTGTGCGGCGTGGTTTTACGGCGTGATGCTTTGGCTGGGTTTACTCGGTTTGACGGTGAGCTTTGTTTACGCCCGGTATCATACCGATTTAAAAGGAAATCAGGCAGTAAAGCAGATTGCGGTAAACCGTTTGCAGCAGGCTGCCATTTTTATCGGGCGCGAGCAGACGGCTTTTGAAGCGGTATTGGGTGATGCGTCGTTGGTAACGCATCATGTGCTGTTTTTGCAATGGCACGCCGGCAGCCGAACCATTTGGCAATTGGTGTTGCCCGATATGCTGGATAAGGAAACCCACCGCCGCTTGCGCGTTTGGGCGCGTTGGTGTCAGACGGAGCAAAGGCCGTCCGGACAAAAAAACTGA
- a CDS encoding amino acid ABC transporter ATP-binding protein translates to MIKFKNVQKHFKDLHVINGVNLEVKQGEVVVVCGPSGSGKSTLIRTVNQLETIESGEIWVDGINVADPKTDLNKLRAEVGFVFQSFNLYPHLSVLENIVLSPMKVKGQSRAQAEAKAMELLERVGLAHKKDALPSQLSGGQQQRVAIARGLAMEPRVMLFDEPTSALDPEMVGEVLRVMKDLAVSGMTMMCVTHEMGFAREVADRVIFVDHGQIIEEAAPEEFFTNPKHERAKQFLQQVMTH, encoded by the coding sequence ATGATTAAATTCAAAAACGTACAAAAACACTTCAAAGATCTGCACGTCATCAACGGCGTAAATCTCGAAGTGAAGCAGGGCGAAGTGGTGGTGGTTTGCGGGCCGTCGGGCAGCGGCAAATCCACGCTTATCCGCACTGTCAACCAGCTTGAAACCATCGAAAGCGGCGAAATCTGGGTGGACGGTATCAATGTTGCCGACCCGAAAACCGATTTGAACAAACTGCGCGCCGAAGTCGGCTTTGTGTTCCAAAGTTTCAATCTGTATCCACATTTGAGCGTGTTGGAAAACATTGTTTTGTCGCCGATGAAAGTGAAAGGCCAGAGCCGTGCCCAAGCCGAAGCCAAGGCGATGGAATTGCTGGAGCGCGTGGGTTTGGCGCATAAAAAAGATGCCTTGCCGAGCCAGTTATCCGGCGGTCAGCAGCAGCGTGTGGCGATTGCCCGCGGCTTGGCGATGGAGCCGCGCGTGATGTTGTTTGACGAACCGACTTCCGCGCTTGATCCGGAAATGGTCGGCGAAGTCCTGCGTGTGATGAAAGACTTGGCGGTGAGCGGCATGACCATGATGTGTGTGACGCACGAAATGGGTTTTGCCCGCGAAGTGGCCGATCGTGTGATTTTTGTCGATCACGGCCAAATCATCGAAGAAGCTGCGCCGGAAGAGTTTTTCACCAACCCGAAACACGAGCGCGCCAAGCAGTTTTTGCAGCAGGTGATGACGCATTAA
- the rsmA gene encoding 16S rRNA (adenine(1518)-N(6)/adenine(1519)-N(6))-dimethyltransferase RsmA has translation MKEHKARKRFGQNFLQDTCIISDIVHAVRPEADDTVIEIGPGLAAITGPLAKKLNRLHVCEIDRDIVKRLKTLPFADKLVIHEGDVLQFDFNSIEGKKKIVGNLPYNISTPLLFKLAEVADDVIDMHFMLQKEVVERMVAEPKTNDYGRLSVMLQYFFEMESLIDVPPESFDPAPKVYSAVVRMIPSKHRIGKADDFEHFAKLVKLAFHQRRKTIRNNLKEVAGDADLEAVGISPQDRAEHIAPEKYVELSNYLAKKTV, from the coding sequence ATGAAAGAACACAAAGCCCGCAAACGCTTTGGGCAAAACTTTTTGCAAGACACGTGTATCATCAGCGATATTGTGCATGCCGTGCGCCCCGAAGCTGATGACACCGTAATCGAAATCGGCCCGGGTTTGGCCGCGATTACCGGGCCGCTGGCGAAAAAACTCAACCGATTGCACGTTTGCGAAATCGACCGCGATATTGTCAAGCGATTGAAAACGCTGCCGTTTGCAGATAAATTGGTGATACACGAAGGCGATGTGCTGCAATTCGATTTCAACAGCATTGAGGGCAAAAAGAAAATTGTCGGCAACCTGCCTTATAATATTTCCACGCCGCTGTTGTTTAAATTGGCCGAAGTGGCCGATGATGTGATTGACATGCATTTTATGCTGCAAAAAGAAGTGGTCGAGCGTATGGTGGCCGAGCCGAAAACCAACGACTACGGCCGTTTGAGCGTGATGCTGCAATACTTTTTTGAAATGGAATCGCTGATTGACGTGCCGCCTGAGTCGTTCGATCCTGCACCGAAAGTCTATTCCGCCGTGGTGCGCATGATTCCGTCGAAACACCGCATCGGTAAGGCCGATGATTTCGAGCATTTTGCCAAACTGGTCAAACTTGCCTTCCATCAGCGCCGAAAAACCATCCGCAATAATTTGAAAGAAGTGGCCGGCGATGCCGATTTGGAAGCTGTAGGCATCAGCCCGCAAGACCGCGCCGAACATATCGCTCCGGAAAAATATGTAGAATTGAGCAATTATCTGGCGAAAAAAACTGTTTGA
- a CDS encoding Maf family protein, which translates to MNRIYLASGSPRRREILENLGYTVQRLPAEIDETPYPQEKAADYVQRLAREKNADAVAQWHVTHPEPPEFPILAADTAVAYQNQILGKPENEAHAAEMLAQLSAATHQVYTAVSVYWQGETRTLLQQSDVTFKSMSAVEIAAYIASGEPMDKAGAYGIQGLGGVFVAHLQGSFTGVMGLPVFETVGLLAQFGSVVPPFPK; encoded by the coding sequence TTGAACCGTATTTATCTCGCTTCGGGCAGCCCGCGCCGTCGCGAAATTTTAGAAAACTTAGGCTATACGGTACAGCGTTTGCCTGCCGAAATCGACGAAACGCCGTATCCGCAAGAAAAGGCCGCTGATTATGTGCAAAGGTTGGCTCGTGAGAAAAATGCCGATGCAGTAGCGCAATGGCACGTTACACATCCCGAACCGCCCGAATTTCCGATTCTCGCCGCCGATACCGCCGTCGCTTATCAAAATCAAATTTTGGGCAAGCCGGAAAACGAAGCCCATGCGGCCGAAATGTTGGCGCAATTATCCGCCGCCACGCATCAGGTCTATACCGCTGTCAGTGTGTATTGGCAGGGCGAAACGCGCACGTTGTTGCAGCAGAGCGATGTAACCTTTAAATCCATGAGCGCGGTAGAAATTGCGGCATATATTGCCAGCGGCGAGCCGATGGATAAGGCCGGTGCGTATGGGATTCAAGGCTTGGGCGGTGTTTTTGTCGCGCATTTGCAGGGTAGTTTTACCGGCGTGATGGGTCTGCCTGTGTTTGAAACGGTCGGACTCTTGGCGCAATTCGGTTCGGTTGTGCCGCCGTTTCCGAAATAA
- a CDS encoding bacteriocin, with the protein MQTLSMNELEQVSGGFNFKKTIVSNVGGYTGIGAGALAGGFTGAALGAIGGPGGMVAGAKVGAAVGGYLGQKLGSHVAERSFGY; encoded by the coding sequence ATGCAAACATTATCTATGAATGAATTGGAACAAGTTTCAGGTGGTTTTAACTTTAAAAAAACTATTGTATCAAATGTAGGCGGTTATACAGGCATTGGCGCCGGTGCTTTGGCAGGAGGTTTCACAGGTGCGGCTTTAGGTGCAATCGGAGGTCCCGGCGGAATGGTTGCAGGTGCCAAGGTTGGTGCGGCTGTCGGCGGGTATTTAGGGCAGAAGTTAGGCTCACATGTAGCCGAACGCTCATTCGGCTACTAA
- a CDS encoding gamma carbonic anhydrase family protein, translating to MPIRPYTYHTPDIHDTCFVDDTAVVIGRVSLAEQANVWPLVVMRGDVNHIRIGARTNIQDGSVLHVTGVREQKPKGSPLIIGEDVTIGHKVILHGCTVGNRVLVGMGAIVLDDAVIDDEVMIGAGGVVPPGKHLQSGFLYLGSPARQIRALTDEEKMFLKQSAVNYVNLAQEYK from the coding sequence ATGCCGATTCGACCTTACACATACCATACCCCCGATATTCACGACACTTGTTTTGTCGACGACACCGCTGTTGTTATCGGCCGAGTCAGCCTTGCCGAGCAGGCCAATGTTTGGCCGCTGGTGGTGATGCGCGGCGATGTGAACCATATCCGCATCGGCGCCCGCACCAATATTCAAGACGGCAGCGTGTTGCACGTGACCGGCGTGCGTGAGCAGAAGCCGAAAGGTTCTCCTTTAATCATCGGTGAAGACGTAACCATCGGCCATAAAGTGATTCTGCACGGCTGCACCGTCGGCAACCGCGTGTTGGTCGGCATGGGTGCGATTGTGTTGGACGACGCAGTGATTGACGATGAAGTGATGATCGGTGCGGGCGGCGTGGTACCGCCGGGCAAACATCTGCAAAGCGGTTTTCTGTATCTTGGTTCTCCCGCCAGACAAATACGTGCTTTGACGGATGAAGAAAAAATGTTTTTAAAACAATCGGCTGTGAACTACGTTAATCTTGCGCAGGAATATAAATAA
- a CDS encoding NAD(P)H-dependent flavin oxidoreductase, which translates to MPNRLTQLLGCRLPVIQAPMAGVQNSRLAIAACRSGALGSLPAAMLSPDQLRAEIEAIRAATNAPFNVNFFAHRQPEADAGKMQQWLATLAPYYRELGIDADNIAQGGGRQPFGAAQADIITELKPPVVSFHFGLPEADLLQQVKQSGAKILCSATTVDEARWLVEHGANAVIAQGLEAGGHRSMFRSKVHEQVGTFALLPQIRAAVDVPVIAAGGISNAATARAAQTLGADGIQIGTALLLADEADTSAAHRTALQSPRAETTALTNLFSGGLARGIVNRFMRENGCIHPVAPPFPLAQSASAPLRSAAEKQGSDEFSPLWAGQNAPLARNGSTAEIIAEITGGFMA; encoded by the coding sequence ATGCCCAACCGCCTTACCCAACTGCTCGGCTGCCGCTTGCCCGTGATTCAAGCACCAATGGCCGGTGTGCAAAACAGCCGTCTGGCCATCGCCGCTTGCCGCTCCGGTGCGCTCGGTTCGCTGCCTGCCGCCATGCTCTCGCCCGATCAACTGCGTGCCGAAATCGAAGCCATACGCGCCGCCACCAATGCGCCGTTTAACGTCAACTTTTTTGCACACCGCCAACCTGAAGCCGATGCCGGCAAGATGCAGCAATGGCTTGCCACGCTGGCGCCTTATTATCGCGAACTCGGTATCGATGCCGATAATATTGCGCAAGGCGGCGGACGGCAGCCTTTTGGTGCCGCACAGGCAGACATCATTACCGAACTCAAGCCCCCGGTAGTTAGCTTTCATTTCGGCTTGCCGGAAGCGGATTTGCTTCAACAGGTCAAACAAAGCGGCGCAAAAATTTTGTGTTCCGCCACCACGGTTGACGAAGCGCGCTGGTTGGTGGAACACGGTGCGAATGCAGTGATTGCGCAAGGTTTGGAAGCCGGCGGCCACCGCTCGATGTTCCGCAGCAAAGTGCATGAGCAAGTCGGTACCTTTGCGCTGCTGCCGCAAATCCGCGCGGCGGTAGACGTGCCGGTGATTGCAGCCGGCGGCATCAGCAATGCGGCCACCGCTCGCGCAGCACAGACATTGGGCGCAGACGGCATTCAAATCGGCACGGCTTTGCTGCTGGCCGACGAAGCCGACACCAGCGCAGCGCACCGCACCGCCCTGCAAAGCCCACGCGCCGAAACCACCGCGTTAACCAACCTATTCTCCGGCGGCTTGGCACGCGGCATCGTCAACCGCTTTATGCGTGAAAACGGCTGCATTCACCCTGTTGCCCCGCCATTCCCACTCGCCCAAAGCGCATCGGCACCATTGCGCAGCGCTGCTGAAAAACAAGGCAGCGATGAATTTTCGCCATTGTGGGCAGGACAAAATGCACCGCTTGCCCGCAACGGCAGCACAGCGGAAATCATTGCGGAAATTACAGGCGGGTTTATGGCATAG